The Mycolicibacterium boenickei genome has a segment encoding these proteins:
- a CDS encoding sulfite exporter TauE/SafE family protein, translating into MILIALAGVGAGAINAIVGSGTLITFPTLVALGIPPVTSTMSNAVGLVAGGVSGTWGYRRELRGQWKRLRWQIPGSLIGAGLGSWLLLHLPEKVFVTVVPVLLILALVLVVVGPRIQAWARQRAEASGQSADHVSPRRMAVLVIGTFAVGVYGGYFTAAQGILLIAVMGALLPESMQRMNAAKNLLSLLVNIVAALAYTIVAFDRISWEAAGLIAVGSLIGGFLGAHYGRRLSPNALRAVIVVVGLIGLYRLLTV; encoded by the coding sequence ATGATCCTGATCGCGTTGGCCGGCGTCGGGGCGGGCGCGATCAACGCCATTGTCGGTTCCGGCACGCTCATCACGTTCCCGACATTGGTAGCGCTGGGAATTCCGCCGGTCACCTCGACGATGTCCAATGCCGTCGGACTGGTCGCCGGCGGGGTTTCGGGCACCTGGGGCTACCGGCGTGAGCTGCGTGGGCAGTGGAAGCGGCTGCGCTGGCAGATCCCCGGGTCGCTGATCGGCGCCGGGCTGGGTTCCTGGCTGCTGCTGCACCTTCCGGAGAAGGTGTTCGTCACGGTCGTGCCGGTCCTGCTGATCCTGGCGTTGGTCCTGGTGGTCGTGGGCCCGCGAATTCAGGCGTGGGCCAGGCAACGCGCGGAGGCGTCCGGTCAGTCGGCCGACCACGTCAGCCCCCGTCGCATGGCGGTGCTGGTGATCGGCACGTTCGCCGTCGGTGTCTACGGCGGCTACTTCACCGCGGCCCAGGGAATCCTGCTGATCGCTGTGATGGGTGCGCTGCTGCCCGAGTCGATGCAGCGTATGAACGCCGCGAAGAACCTGCTGTCGCTGCTGGTGAACATCGTGGCCGCGCTCGCCTACACCATTGTCGCGTTCGACCGGATCAGCTGGGAAGCGGCGGGGTTGATCGCGGTCGGTTCGTTGATCGGCGGCTTCCTGGGCGCGCACTACGGCAGGCGGTTGTCGCCGAACGCGCTGCGGGCCGTGATCGTGGTGGTGGGCTTGATCGGGCTGTACCGGTTGCTGACGGTGTAG
- a CDS encoding sulfite exporter TauE/SafE family protein: MRSLLIFTLVGVGAQLVDGALGMAFGVTASTLLVLSGVASAQASAAVHLAEVGTTLASAVSHWRFKNIDWPLVAKLGLPGAAGAFVGATVLSSLSTESAAPLMAAILLGIGLYVLLRFSLGTPLTLGEHGTSHSAKFLAPLGLFGGFIDASGGGGWGPVTTSTLLSQGKTAPRTVIGSVSASEFLVSVSASVGFLVGLRQQFLENWPVVLGLMVGGVIAAPFAAWLVSRVNPGLLGTAVGGVILLTNSQKLVHYFGVQWPWSTGIYTIIVAAWAALVVRAWQTSRKPRDVEDAVITAVEEPAART, encoded by the coding sequence ATGCGTTCGCTCCTCATTTTCACGCTCGTCGGCGTCGGCGCCCAGCTCGTCGACGGCGCGCTCGGGATGGCCTTCGGTGTCACCGCTTCGACCCTGCTGGTGCTCAGCGGGGTGGCCTCGGCGCAAGCCAGCGCCGCGGTGCACCTGGCGGAGGTGGGCACGACGCTGGCGTCGGCGGTGTCGCACTGGCGCTTCAAGAACATCGATTGGCCGTTGGTGGCCAAGCTCGGGCTTCCCGGTGCGGCAGGTGCGTTCGTAGGTGCCACGGTGCTGTCGTCGCTGTCGACGGAGTCGGCCGCACCGCTCATGGCGGCGATCCTGCTGGGCATCGGGCTGTATGTGCTGTTGCGTTTCTCGCTGGGCACGCCGCTGACGCTGGGGGAGCACGGCACCAGTCACAGCGCGAAGTTCCTTGCCCCACTGGGACTGTTCGGCGGGTTCATCGACGCATCGGGCGGCGGCGGCTGGGGCCCGGTGACCACCAGCACCCTGCTGTCACAGGGCAAGACGGCTCCGCGGACCGTCATCGGTTCGGTGAGTGCCTCGGAATTCCTGGTGTCGGTTTCGGCATCGGTCGGCTTCCTGGTCGGCCTGCGCCAGCAGTTCCTGGAGAACTGGCCCGTGGTCCTCGGCCTGATGGTCGGCGGCGTGATCGCGGCCCCCTTCGCCGCCTGGCTGGTCAGCCGGGTGAACCCGGGCCTGCTCGGTACCGCCGTCGGCGGGGTCATCCTGCTGACCAACAGCCAGAAGCTGGTGCATTACTTCGGGGTGCAGTGGCCGTGGTCGACCGGGATCTACACCATCATCGTGGCGGCCTGGGCGGCACTCGTGGTCCGTGCCTGGCAGACATCGCGGAAGCCGCGAGATGTCGAGGATGCGGTAATCACCGCGGTCGAGGAGCCTGCGGCGCGGACCTAG
- a CDS encoding FadR/GntR family transcriptional regulator has product MTPQVSDAHPALSAPAVAGITRLSAADTVRARLELAMELELMSGGERLPAESDIAEALDVSVATVRRALQSMADEGLVVRRRGRAGGTFVARSGAQVTPGHDRPSSTFRADAAEVHRLIDLRALAEDALSAAAAQTASDADLDALEAIVAEAASTTDWTGFHSVDQRFHESVAAASGLDWAMGTYCEVLHGLYRYFIPYPISYLHESNREHARLVAALRLRDSRAASEIARQHVLSLHKTMYVGLPQPATGTG; this is encoded by the coding sequence ATGACGCCGCAGGTCAGTGACGCGCATCCGGCGCTGAGTGCGCCCGCGGTCGCCGGCATCACCCGCCTCAGCGCAGCCGACACCGTGCGAGCCCGGCTCGAATTGGCGATGGAGTTGGAGCTCATGTCGGGCGGAGAACGGCTGCCCGCGGAGTCCGACATCGCCGAAGCACTCGACGTCAGCGTCGCCACCGTCCGCCGTGCCCTGCAGTCCATGGCCGACGAGGGACTGGTGGTCCGTCGCCGTGGCCGGGCGGGCGGGACCTTCGTCGCGCGCAGCGGTGCCCAGGTCACCCCGGGACATGATCGCCCGTCGTCCACGTTTCGCGCGGATGCCGCGGAAGTGCACCGCCTCATCGACCTGCGCGCACTGGCCGAGGACGCGCTCAGCGCCGCCGCCGCGCAGACCGCCTCCGACGCGGATCTCGATGCGCTCGAGGCGATCGTCGCGGAGGCCGCCTCGACCACCGACTGGACCGGCTTCCACAGCGTCGATCAGCGATTCCACGAATCAGTAGCCGCGGCAAGCGGTCTCGACTGGGCGATGGGCACCTACTGCGAGGTGCTGCACGGGCTGTACCGCTACTTCATCCCGTACCCGATCAGCTATCTACACGAGTCCAACCGCGAGCACGCCCGGTTGGTGGCGGCCCTGCGCCTGCGCGACAGCCGGGCGGCGTCCGAGATCGCCCGCCAACACGTGCTCTCGCTGCACAAGACCATGTACGTCGGTCTGCCGCAGCCCGCCACCGGAACCGGCTAG